One Rickettsiales bacterium genomic window carries:
- the pyrF gene encoding orotidine-5'-phosphate decarboxylase has translation MKNPVICAIDTTDVNESDSLIKTLRDDIGAIKLGLEFFTANGARGVRKLANHNIPVFLDLKFHDIPNTVAKAIKATAGINTFMMTVHTAGGRAMLQAAIDASMEVAYLTGKDRPLIIGVTVLTSLDQDDLNMVGIKDNLNDQVARLADLAQSCRLDGVVCSAYEIAALRKQCGNDFTLVVPGIRPAGSAADDQKRTLTPAEAMKKGADYLVIGRPITEAENPHEAAKAIYESLK, from the coding sequence ATGAAAAACCCGGTAATCTGCGCCATCGACACCACCGACGTCAACGAATCCGATAGCCTTATCAAAACCTTGCGGGATGATATAGGAGCCATTAAGCTCGGCCTGGAATTCTTTACAGCCAACGGGGCGCGCGGCGTAAGGAAGCTTGCCAACCACAATATACCGGTATTTCTCGACCTGAAATTCCACGATATTCCGAACACGGTTGCCAAAGCCATTAAAGCAACCGCCGGAATCAATACTTTCATGATGACGGTGCACACTGCCGGTGGAAGAGCAATGCTACAGGCTGCCATCGACGCCTCTATGGAAGTAGCATACCTGACCGGCAAGGATCGCCCGCTCATCATCGGTGTCACCGTACTCACCAGCCTGGACCAGGATGATCTCAACATGGTCGGCATTAAGGATAACCTGAACGATCAGGTCGCGCGCCTTGCAGACCTCGCACAGAGCTGCCGCCTCGACGGCGTAGTCTGTTCCGCTTATGAAATCGCAGCACTGCGCAAGCAATGCGGCAATGATTTCACGCTTGTCGTTCCCGGCATCAGACCGGCAGGCAGCGCGGCAGATGATCAGAAACGCACGCTCACCCCAGCAGAGGCCATGAAAAAAGGTGCTGACTATCTCGTCATTGGCCGCCCGATCACGGAAGCGGAAAATCCGCATGAAGCGGCCAAGGCAATATACGAAAGCCTGAAATAA
- the fliI gene encoding flagellar protein export ATPase FliI, with product MLEHILAEIAHLPTHNLVGKVLSVKGLLVECSGIEKILSVGARCQIEGIIPINGRLPKVIAEVIGFREDRALLMPYNSLEGIGLGAQVTFLGYESAIFPDDSWLGRVINPLGEPMDSGGILPMGKTPYKLRGEPPPAHTRQRVRGKIDLGVRAINTFLSCCRGQRMGIFAGSGVGKSILMSMLARYSQADVNVIGLVGERGREVQEFIEDDLGEEGLKRSVVVVATSSDSALMRRQASYFTLSVAEYFRDQGKNVLCIMDSVTRFAMAQREIGLSAGEPPTTKGYTPTVFSELPMILERAGPGAVGSGSITAMFSVLVDGDDHNEPIADAVRGILDGHIILDRSIAERGRFPAINILRSVSRTMPDCNTEEENKLVTAARQILSTYENMAEMIRLGAYRKGTDPEVDRAIQIYPAIDNFLRQRKDEPSDLERGYTELARILGMK from the coding sequence ATGCTTGAACATATCCTTGCCGAGATAGCGCATCTGCCGACGCATAACCTTGTCGGCAAAGTGTTGTCCGTGAAGGGATTGCTGGTGGAATGCAGTGGGATTGAGAAAATTCTGAGCGTTGGCGCGCGCTGCCAGATTGAAGGCATCATTCCCATCAACGGCAGGCTGCCGAAGGTCATCGCCGAAGTTATCGGCTTCCGTGAAGACCGTGCGCTGCTGATGCCCTATAACAGCCTGGAAGGCATCGGCCTCGGCGCGCAGGTTACATTTCTGGGTTATGAATCCGCCATTTTTCCGGACGACTCCTGGCTCGGCCGCGTCATCAATCCGCTGGGCGAACCGATGGATAGCGGCGGCATACTGCCGATGGGCAAAACTCCCTACAAACTGCGTGGCGAGCCGCCGCCCGCCCACACCCGCCAGCGTGTACGCGGCAAGATCGACCTCGGCGTGCGCGCCATCAACACTTTCCTGAGCTGCTGCCGCGGCCAGCGTATGGGCATCTTCGCAGGTTCGGGGGTGGGGAAATCCATTCTTATGTCCATGCTGGCACGCTATTCGCAAGCCGATGTCAACGTGATCGGTCTCGTCGGCGAGCGCGGCCGCGAAGTACAGGAATTCATCGAGGACGATCTGGGCGAGGAAGGCCTGAAACGCTCGGTCGTGGTCGTGGCCACCTCCAGCGATTCCGCCCTGATGCGGCGTCAGGCTTCTTATTTCACCCTGTCCGTAGCGGAGTATTTTCGCGATCAAGGCAAAAATGTATTGTGCATCATGGACTCCGTCACACGCTTTGCCATGGCGCAACGCGAGATAGGCCTTTCCGCCGGTGAGCCGCCAACCACAAAGGGTTATACGCCAACTGTATTCTCCGAACTGCCGATGATTCTGGAACGTGCAGGCCCGGGCGCCGTAGGTTCAGGCTCCATCACCGCCATGTTCAGCGTGCTGGTGGATGGCGACGATCATAACGAACCGATTGCCGACGCCGTGCGCGGCATTCTGGACGGTCATATCATTCTCGACCGCTCCATCGCCGAACGCGGCCGCTTCCCCGCCATCAATATTTTGCGCAGCGTTTCGCGTACCATGCCGGATTGCAATACGGAGGAAGAAAACAAGCTCGTAACGGCAGCACGTCAGATTCTTTCCACGTACGAGAACATGGCGGAAATGATCCGCCTTGGCGCTTACCGCAAAGGCACGGACCCGGAAGTGGACAGAGCTATTCAAATATATCCTGCCATCGATAACTTCCTACGCCAGCGCAAGGATGAACCAAGCGATCTCGAACGCGGTTATACGGAACTCGCGCGTATCCTGGGCATGAAGTAA
- a CDS encoding HPr family phosphocarrier protein, with translation MGDTELVVRIANKKGLHARAAAKFVRTAEIYDAKVLVAKVAGAGVADGAQATDVSGGSILGLMMLGAECNSSIRLRISGAQAADAADALKKLVEDKFGED, from the coding sequence ATGGGTGACACGGAGCTCGTAGTCAGGATTGCCAACAAGAAAGGCCTGCATGCGCGGGCTGCAGCTAAGTTCGTAAGAACCGCTGAAATATATGACGCCAAAGTGCTGGTGGCAAAAGTCGCCGGTGCAGGCGTGGCTGATGGTGCTCAGGCTACGGATGTTTCCGGCGGTTCTATACTCGGCCTGATGATGCTGGGTGCTGAATGCAATTCCAGCATTCGTCTTCGTATCAGTGGGGCTCAGGCTGCCGACGCCGCAGATGCGCTTAAGAAGCTGGTCGAAGACAAATTCGGCGAAGATTAG
- the flgG gene encoding flagellar basal-body rod protein FlgG → MFLSLDIAASGLQAQQTSVDVVSNNLANVSTTAYKRQIPEFRDLLYVNLKRVGTTSSDTGTVNPVGIQLGLGVQTAAIHRDLAQGTPNSTSGPLDLTINGLGYFQVTMPDGSTSYTRDGTFQLSSTGEIVTADGYPVVPNITIPPNATSVSVNASGVVEATIPNQVDPSNLGQLQLATFINENGLQALGHNLYSETQASGAPVVGTPAVDGVGSIEQGFLETSNVNPVTEITTLITAQRAYEMNTKVITASDQMLQTLGQIG, encoded by the coding sequence ATGTTTCTCTCTCTCGACATAGCCGCCAGCGGATTGCAGGCACAGCAAACCAGCGTAGACGTGGTTTCGAACAACCTCGCGAACGTCAGCACCACAGCATACAAACGGCAGATTCCAGAATTCCGGGATCTGCTTTATGTCAATCTGAAGCGCGTGGGCACCACCTCTTCTGACACCGGCACGGTGAATCCGGTCGGCATCCAGCTGGGCCTCGGTGTGCAGACGGCTGCTATCCACCGCGACCTTGCGCAGGGCACCCCGAACTCCACCTCCGGCCCGCTCGACCTGACCATCAACGGGCTGGGTTATTTTCAGGTAACCATGCCGGACGGCAGCACGTCCTATACGCGTGATGGCACGTTCCAGCTTTCCTCAACCGGTGAAATCGTAACGGCAGATGGCTACCCGGTCGTGCCCAACATTACGATTCCACCCAATGCTACGAGCGTAAGTGTCAATGCCTCCGGTGTAGTGGAAGCGACCATTCCGAACCAGGTGGACCCAAGCAATCTGGGCCAGCTTCAGCTTGCAACATTCATTAACGAAAACGGTCTGCAGGCACTCGGCCATAATCTTTACTCTGAAACGCAGGCTTCAGGTGCACCCGTGGTCGGCACTCCCGCCGTAGATGGCGTAGGCTCAATCGAGCAAGGGTTCCTGGAAACCTCTAACGTCAATCCGGTGACGGAAATCACCACGCTGATCACTGCCCAACGCGCTTATGAAATGAACACAAAAGTCATCACCGCTTCCGATCAGATGCTCCAGACCTTAGGCCAGATCGGGTAA
- the flgA gene encoding flagellar basal body P-ring formation chaperone FlgA, with protein sequence MEGVVRKFWTICAALMLASGYAYADTPGVFTGYNASQLIAEALSKAGAGNDVHVRINEVREDGIVANASSPITGEVDNLSFDDKSTVWRAVLLLKTGDKNLAPVVLTGNYDVIKQIPVLTHTVRADEVISADDIRYEKQSDRFMRNDIITDTKMLIGKSPRHAISQNRPIRQDEIENAALMHKGARVTMLYRSGNLEIRTIGQALDNGAKGDIVRVKNLSSKSVIDATVETSDLVRVSPPGKDTAGTM encoded by the coding sequence ATGGAAGGTGTGGTTAGAAAATTCTGGACGATATGCGCAGCCCTGATGCTGGCTTCAGGATATGCCTATGCGGATACCCCCGGCGTATTCACCGGTTATAACGCATCCCAGTTGATCGCCGAAGCGCTTTCCAAGGCTGGCGCCGGCAACGACGTGCATGTGCGCATCAATGAAGTACGCGAGGACGGTATCGTCGCCAATGCCAGCAGCCCTATCACAGGTGAAGTGGATAATCTCAGCTTTGACGATAAAAGCACCGTCTGGAGAGCCGTGCTGCTGTTGAAAACCGGCGATAAGAATCTTGCTCCTGTCGTGCTCACCGGTAATTACGACGTCATAAAGCAGATTCCCGTACTCACCCACACTGTGCGCGCGGATGAGGTCATCAGTGCAGATGACATAAGATATGAAAAACAGTCTGACCGATTCATGCGCAACGACATTATCACGGATACAAAAATGCTGATTGGAAAATCTCCAAGACATGCCATCTCGCAAAACCGCCCTATCCGTCAGGATGAAATTGAAAATGCGGCGCTCATGCATAAAGGCGCGCGCGTAACCATGCTATACCGCTCCGGCAATCTTGAGATTCGCACCATCGGGCAGGCACTCGATAACGGAGCAAAGGGCGATATAGTTCGCGTAAAGAATCTTTCCAGCAAATCGGTAATCGATGCCACTGTGGAAACCAGCGACCTGGTACGCGTAAGCCCGCCAGGCAAAGATACAGCGGGGACAATGTGA
- the pyrE gene encoding orotate phosphoribosyltransferase, with product MNETEVFKEFTDAGAILKGHFILSSGLHSDTYLQCARVLMDGKRADRLCSALAVKIRQQLTGIQFDMVVAPAMGGVVVGYEMGRQLGIPSIFCERENGAFTFRRGFAVEPGSKILVVEDVVTTAKSSLETIECIQAQGGVVVAEASLIDRGEGAKNLPVPLVSLMKLSVPVYQPDALPAHLKDVPAVKPGSRFLKK from the coding sequence ATGAATGAAACTGAAGTTTTTAAAGAATTTACGGACGCAGGCGCAATCCTGAAAGGGCATTTCATCCTTTCCTCCGGCCTGCATAGCGACACTTATCTCCAGTGCGCGCGCGTGCTGATGGACGGCAAGCGTGCTGACCGTTTATGCTCTGCACTTGCGGTCAAAATCCGCCAGCAGCTTACGGGCATCCAATTCGACATGGTAGTCGCTCCGGCCATGGGCGGTGTGGTCGTCGGATATGAAATGGGACGGCAGTTGGGCATTCCTTCCATTTTCTGTGAACGCGAAAACGGTGCGTTTACGTTCCGCCGCGGTTTTGCCGTTGAGCCGGGCAGCAAAATCCTTGTGGTGGAAGATGTCGTGACAACCGCTAAATCTTCGCTGGAAACGATTGAGTGCATTCAGGCGCAGGGCGGTGTGGTCGTGGCCGAAGCTTCGTTGATCGACAGAGGGGAAGGGGCCAAGAACCTTCCGGTGCCGCTGGTTTCGCTAATGAAGCTTTCCGTGCCTGTATATCAGCCGGACGCACTGCCTGCGCATCTGAAAGATGTTCCGGCGGTCAAGCCGGGAAGCCGCTTCCTTAAAAAATAG
- the flgF gene encoding flagellar basal-body rod protein FlgF, with protein MDTGIYVALSKELGILRDVDVTANNLANMATTGYQGDSLLFRDYLVNTPLRENNIAYANDIGTFRDNSQGPLESTGNPLDAAILGTGYFVVQTPLGTRYTRSGNFKVNATGVLVTLEGYPVMDQTNQPITFDETDRNIIFREDGSVSVDGTNRATLNIVQFDNDHLLEKVGNTMFKSAAPAKPAQNFTVAGGMLEGSNVKPVLALTHMIATSRSLGDTANYISTINTLARKASDTLAKVY; from the coding sequence ATGGATACTGGCATATATGTAGCATTGTCGAAGGAACTCGGAATCCTGCGCGATGTGGATGTGACCGCCAACAATCTGGCAAACATGGCAACCACAGGTTACCAGGGTGACAGCCTTCTGTTCAGGGATTATCTCGTCAATACGCCATTGCGTGAGAACAACATTGCCTATGCAAATGACATCGGCACCTTCCGCGACAATTCACAGGGTCCGCTGGAATCCACCGGAAATCCACTGGACGCGGCCATCCTCGGTACGGGCTACTTCGTAGTGCAGACACCGCTTGGCACACGTTACACCCGTAGCGGCAACTTCAAAGTCAACGCAACCGGAGTGCTGGTCACGCTGGAAGGTTACCCGGTAATGGACCAGACCAACCAGCCCATCACCTTCGACGAAACCGATCGAAATATTATCTTCCGCGAAGACGGCTCCGTCAGCGTCGACGGCACAAATCGCGCGACACTTAACATCGTGCAGTTCGATAATGATCATCTGCTGGAAAAAGTCGGCAATACCATGTTTAAATCCGCCGCACCGGCAAAACCTGCCCAGAACTTCACCGTCGCTGGCGGCATGCTGGAAGGCTCCAACGTAAAGCCGGTGCTGGCGCTGACCCATATGATCGCCACTTCGCGCAGCCTGGGCGATACGGCGAACTATATCAGCACGATCAACACGCTGGCCCGCAAAGCTTCCGATACCCTGGCAAAAGTATATTAA
- the flgH gene encoding flagellar basal body L-ring protein FlgH produces MKLSHHSSSNTALQTGKALSAACILLLSLSSCQSLFDRLDSIGKPPPLAKINDPTAAPDYKGQTWPLPESPPPPKPEANSLWQPGARAFYRDGRAARVGDILRVKINITDQAEFDNNTTSTRTTAESVKAPAFLGLQKKLSRLPGGNPNPADLVDLTGSNNHQGNVVAKRKETVQTQVAAMIMQVLPNGNFVISGKQEFLMNYDIREVSIKGVVRPQDIDSTNTIDSTQIAEARITYGGRGQNMDTQQRRWGSQVIDAVSPF; encoded by the coding sequence GTGAAACTATCCCATCACTCTAGCTCCAACACAGCATTGCAGACAGGAAAAGCACTAAGCGCTGCCTGCATACTGCTGCTGTCGCTCAGCTCGTGCCAGAGCCTGTTCGATAGGCTGGATTCAATCGGCAAACCGCCGCCGCTTGCTAAAATAAATGATCCGACAGCAGCCCCGGATTATAAGGGACAGACCTGGCCTCTACCGGAGTCTCCACCTCCGCCAAAGCCTGAAGCTAATTCATTATGGCAACCCGGCGCGCGTGCGTTTTATCGCGACGGCAGGGCTGCCCGCGTCGGCGATATTCTGCGTGTGAAGATCAATATCACCGATCAGGCCGAATTTGATAATAACACCACCAGCACGCGCACCACGGCGGAAAGCGTGAAAGCCCCCGCATTCCTGGGCTTGCAGAAGAAACTCTCCCGTCTGCCAGGCGGCAATCCCAATCCTGCCGATCTGGTGGATTTAACCGGCAGCAATAACCATCAGGGCAACGTGGTAGCCAAACGCAAGGAGACCGTTCAGACACAGGTCGCCGCAATGATTATGCAGGTTCTGCCCAACGGGAACTTCGTCATCAGCGGCAAACAGGAATTCCTGATGAATTACGATATCAGGGAAGTCTCCATTAAGGGAGTGGTGAGACCGCAGGATATTGACTCCACCAATACGATCGATTCCACACAGATCGCCGAAGCACGTATTACCTACGGCGGCCGCGGCCAGAACATGGACACGCAGCAGCGTCGTTGGGGTAGTCAGGTAATCGATGCCGTATCTCCATTCTAA
- the rapZ gene encoding RNase adapter RapZ, translating into MRILIVTGLSGAGKSVALKTLEDIGCEAVDNVPLLLIPSLVASGYGESHSLAIGEDVRSRDFSLSHFKDVVAALQKQGHKVEVLFLDCDDSVLQLRFTETRRKHPLALDRPVMDGIAHEREMFSHLRDLADVTFDTSQWSNGDLRRAIREYYGNDNKRLSVFVTSFSFKRGVPRDADIVFDVRFLRNPFYDDTLRDQTGLDAGVVRFIENDPDAGTFFHNLTVLLEPLLPRYLEEGKSYLTIAIGCTGGRHRSVFMTEKLAGFLRQKEYNVGIRHRDLEKE; encoded by the coding sequence ATGCGGATATTAATTGTTACGGGATTATCAGGGGCAGGGAAGTCGGTCGCGTTAAAGACGCTGGAGGACATAGGCTGTGAGGCTGTCGACAATGTCCCGCTGCTGTTAATTCCGTCGCTTGTTGCTTCCGGCTATGGTGAGTCTCACAGCCTGGCTATCGGTGAGGATGTGCGCAGCCGTGATTTTTCACTCTCCCATTTTAAGGATGTAGTGGCGGCGCTGCAGAAGCAGGGGCACAAAGTAGAAGTGCTCTTTCTGGACTGTGACGACAGCGTCCTGCAGTTGCGTTTCACCGAGACAAGACGCAAACACCCACTCGCGCTGGACAGGCCCGTCATGGACGGCATTGCGCATGAGCGTGAGATGTTCTCACATCTGCGTGATCTGGCGGATGTGACATTCGATACGAGCCAGTGGAGCAACGGCGATCTGCGCCGGGCAATCCGTGAATATTACGGTAATGACAATAAGCGGCTTTCGGTCTTCGTTACTTCATTTTCTTTTAAACGCGGTGTGCCGCGCGATGCGGATATCGTGTTCGACGTCCGTTTCTTACGTAACCCGTTTTATGACGATACTTTGCGAGACCAGACAGGACTCGATGCGGGGGTTGTACGTTTTATCGAGAATGACCCCGATGCGGGCACTTTCTTTCATAATTTAACGGTATTATTAGAGCCTCTGCTGCCGCGTTACCTGGAAGAAGGCAAGAGCTATCTGACGATTGCTATCGGCTGCACGGGGGGGAGGCACCGTTCTGTTTTCATGACTGAAAAGCTTGCTGGATTTTTAAGGCAGAAAGAGTATAACGTAGGCATCCGGCATCGCGATCTGGAAAAAGAGTGA
- a CDS encoding ComF family protein encodes MGAVVDTLFPARCPACRETVGQHGSLCSACWQNIHFITDPMCCKCGVPFEYHIGEQAFCGPCMTRKPAYTQARAVFRYNEASRGQVLAMKYHDKTQLAPVFGAWLARIAQDYATKTHAIIPVPLHYTRLISRRYNQAALLAHAISTHTGLPVLPDTLLRARKTPPQSGLSRRQREDNMRGAFHIKKGKNSILKGKSVLLVDDVMTTGATLEACSRTLHDAGVRDVYVLTIARTVLAE; translated from the coding sequence ATGGGTGCCGTAGTAGACACACTGTTTCCGGCGCGCTGTCCTGCATGCCGGGAAACGGTCGGCCAGCACGGTTCACTCTGTTCCGCATGCTGGCAAAATATTCACTTCATCACGGACCCGATGTGCTGCAAATGCGGGGTTCCCTTTGAATATCATATTGGTGAACAGGCATTTTGCGGCCCCTGCATGACACGCAAACCCGCCTATACACAGGCCCGCGCAGTATTTCGCTACAACGAAGCCAGCCGCGGCCAGGTTCTGGCAATGAAATACCATGATAAAACCCAGCTAGCCCCCGTATTCGGCGCGTGGCTTGCACGCATTGCCCAGGATTATGCCACGAAAACCCACGCCATTATACCTGTTCCCCTGCATTATACACGCCTCATCTCCCGTCGCTATAATCAGGCCGCGCTGTTGGCGCACGCAATTTCCACTCATACAGGCCTTCCTGTACTGCCTGACACACTGCTTCGGGCACGCAAAACACCACCACAATCGGGGCTTTCCCGCAGGCAGCGCGAAGACAATATGCGCGGTGCCTTTCATATTAAAAAAGGGAAAAACAGCATATTGAAGGGCAAATCTGTCTTGCTGGTGGATGATGTTATGACGACCGGAGCAACGCTGGAAGCCTGTTCCCGCACCCTGCATGACGCTGGCGTCCGCGATGTTTACGTGCTGACCATCGCCCGTACCGTACTGGCGGAATAG
- a CDS encoding prepilin-type N-terminal cleavage/methylation domain-containing protein: MQPSVSSSPALPKANGGFTLIELSIVLVIIGLIVGGILTGAELINNASMRAQATQLERYNTAVNTFRSQYGGIPGDLNASLASQFGFTSRSGAQGHGDGNGVLEGACFSSCSQPAYSWDEGGETLFFWEDLSSANYIDGNFNTAIDTGNGTINATTNPSFDAFLPKAKIGNGNYIYTYSINSGNYFGLSVPVQIGLSGNYTSSLGMSVYQAYYVDKKIDDGLPKSGNVIAQYSAGGASPIKYATNAATASSTTCFDTTSLQYSTSQNNGTGINCALTLKMQ, from the coding sequence TTGCAACCGTCTGTTTCCTCCTCTCCCGCCCTTCCCAAAGCCAACGGCGGATTTACCCTCATAGAACTCAGTATCGTACTGGTCATCATTGGTCTTATTGTCGGTGGAATATTGACCGGGGCGGAACTGATAAACAATGCGTCAATGCGTGCACAGGCGACCCAGCTTGAACGCTACAATACTGCCGTCAATACATTCAGAAGCCAATATGGGGGCATTCCCGGCGATCTAAACGCATCGCTTGCATCGCAATTCGGCTTTACCAGCAGAAGCGGCGCGCAGGGACATGGAGACGGAAATGGCGTTCTGGAAGGAGCCTGCTTCAGCAGCTGTTCGCAGCCCGCATACTCATGGGATGAGGGAGGGGAAACGCTCTTCTTTTGGGAAGACCTGTCTTCAGCCAATTACATTGATGGTAATTTTAACACGGCCATCGACACCGGCAACGGCACGATTAACGCTACCACGAACCCAAGCTTTGATGCTTTTCTACCCAAGGCCAAAATCGGCAATGGCAATTATATCTATACCTACAGTATTAACAGTGGCAATTATTTCGGTCTTTCCGTACCGGTGCAGATCGGCCTGAGTGGAAACTATACTTCCAGTCTCGGCATGTCGGTCTATCAGGCTTATTACGTGGATAAGAAAATTGACGACGGTCTACCCAAATCCGGTAATGTCATAGCACAGTACAGCGCAGGCGGCGCAAGCCCTATTAAGTATGCCACCAATGCAGCTACGGCATCTTCAACCACATGCTTCGATACGACATCGCTACAATATTCGACAAGCCAGAATAACGGCACAGGGATCAATTGCGCGCTAACGCTCAAAATGCAATAA
- the rpoN gene encoding RNA polymerase factor sigma-54, with the protein MSAIVPRLELRQGQTLTMTQQLQQSIKLLQMSSLEITEYVEQEIEKNPLLSGEDEEGEKPEGQEEAEVLETAGQENEQLAAQEEEPAAAYEDESSVYENPYEGEQYEPRIKTQDHNYEEGEGFESYTASEKSLREFLLEQLNLEATDPVMRMIGQHLIDLVDESGYIKDDLANIAALLSCPPELIEETLRVLQGFEPIGVCARNLAECLSIQLRDKNRLDPAMEKLLAHLDLVAKKDIKQLSKICGVDEDDIREMSAEVRALNPRPGSGFQHEAVQAIIPDVFLRRAGDNWNIELNAASLPRVLVNRRYYAQVSGKASDKQEKKYLSEQFAAANWLVRALDSRAQTILKVATEIVKQQENFFLYGIKYLKPLTLKEVADAVELHESTVSRVTTNKFILTARGTFEFKYFFNASIQGSDGGESYSNKTVQYMIKELIDKEGADSVLSDDTIAERLRENGIELARRTVAKYRELMKIPSSSVRKRQLRGGEK; encoded by the coding sequence ATGTCAGCAATTGTCCCTCGTTTGGAACTAAGGCAAGGCCAGACACTGACGATGACGCAGCAGTTGCAGCAGTCGATCAAGCTGCTGCAGATGTCTTCGCTCGAGATCACGGAGTATGTCGAGCAGGAAATCGAAAAAAATCCGCTGCTATCGGGCGAAGATGAAGAAGGCGAAAAGCCGGAGGGGCAGGAAGAGGCTGAAGTCTTAGAAACAGCTGGGCAGGAGAACGAACAACTCGCCGCGCAGGAGGAAGAGCCTGCAGCTGCTTATGAAGATGAAAGCAGCGTTTACGAGAATCCTTACGAAGGCGAACAGTATGAGCCGCGTATCAAAACGCAGGATCATAACTATGAAGAGGGTGAAGGGTTCGAGTCTTATACGGCCAGCGAGAAAAGCCTGCGCGAATTTCTGCTGGAACAGCTGAACCTGGAAGCAACCGATCCAGTCATGCGCATGATTGGCCAGCACCTGATCGATCTGGTCGATGAATCGGGGTATATCAAAGACGATCTGGCTAATATTGCGGCGTTGCTTTCCTGTCCGCCGGAGCTGATCGAGGAAACATTGCGCGTGCTGCAAGGGTTTGAGCCTATTGGCGTATGCGCGCGTAATCTGGCGGAATGCCTTTCCATTCAGCTGCGTGATAAGAACCGGCTTGATCCTGCCATGGAGAAGCTGCTTGCACATCTGGACCTGGTTGCAAAGAAAGATATCAAACAGCTCAGCAAGATCTGCGGGGTGGATGAAGATGACATCCGCGAGATGAGCGCAGAAGTACGTGCGCTTAATCCCCGTCCCGGCAGCGGTTTTCAGCATGAGGCAGTGCAGGCCATCATACCGGATGTATTCCTGCGGCGTGCGGGAGATAACTGGAATATAGAGCTTAACGCAGCGAGCCTGCCGCGTGTGCTGGTCAATCGCCGTTATTATGCGCAAGTGTCCGGCAAGGCGTCCGATAAGCAGGAAAAGAAATATCTCTCGGAGCAATTTGCGGCAGCAAACTGGCTCGTGCGGGCTCTGGACAGCCGCGCACAGACTATATTAAAAGTGGCGACCGAAATTGTGAAACAGCAGGAAAATTTTTTTCTCTACGGTATCAAATACCTGAAACCGCTGACACTTAAAGAAGTTGCGGATGCAGTGGAACTGCATGAAAGCACGGTCAGCCGCGTGACGACCAATAAATTTATTCTGACTGCACGCGGCACGTTTGAATTCAAATATTTCTTTAATGCTTCGATTCAGGGCAGTGACGGCGGAGAGTCTTATTCCAATAAGACCGTTCAATACATGATCAAGGAGCTCATTGATAAAGAAGGAGCAGACAGCGTACTTTCCGATGACACGATTGCAGAGCGCCTGCGGGAGAATGGTATTGAGCTGGCGCGACGTACGGTTGCCAAGTATCGCGAGCTGATGAAAATCCCGTCTTCTTCGGTGAGGAAACGGCAGCTGCGTGGAGGCGAAAAGTGA
- a CDS encoding PTS sugar transporter subunit IIA, with protein sequence MIGIVVVSHGKLALDFISATEHVVGKQENIRAICIEPDDDVEKRREDIIAAVKEVDTGKGVAVLTDMFGGTPSNLAISIMGKVPVEVIAGVNLPLLVKLASIRSTVPITEAVSMAQEAGRKYINVASNLLSMEPKKDKVGNG encoded by the coding sequence ATGATTGGTATTGTTGTTGTTTCGCACGGCAAGCTGGCCCTGGATTTTATTTCCGCAACGGAACATGTGGTCGGCAAGCAGGAAAATATCCGGGCGATCTGCATTGAACCGGATGACGATGTAGAAAAAAGGCGCGAAGATATCATCGCTGCCGTTAAGGAAGTCGATACCGGCAAAGGGGTTGCGGTACTCACGGACATGTTCGGCGGGACACCTTCCAATCTGGCAATCTCAATTATGGGCAAGGTTCCCGTAGAAGTGATAGCAGGGGTGAACCTTCCGCTGTTGGTGAAGCTCGCAAGCATCCGTTCCACCGTCCCGATTACGGAAGCGGTGAGCATGGCGCAGGAAGCTGGCCGCAAATATATCAATGTTGCGAGCAACCTGCTTTCCATGGAACCCAAGAAGGATAAAGTCGGCAATGGGTGA